Genomic segment of Benincasa hispida cultivar B227 chromosome 1, ASM972705v1, whole genome shotgun sequence:
gatatagcctgaagtggatcgcaaagtgtcttgacatccagcataatcagaatcagaatacccaatgattttcaaaacttctgatctccgataagtgagcatataatcttttgttctttttaaaTACCTCATAATCCGTTTGGTTGCTTTTCAATTATCCATCCCcgggttactcaaatatctgcctaacactccaactatAAACGCAATATCTGAAGGCGTacatacttgagcatacattagacttccaatggccgatgcatagggaaccttttgcatctccttagtctcgagtgtggtcttggggcattgacctaaataaaatttatcacctttagcgatcGGGGTATCTCCTAgtgcacaatctttcatgccaaatctactcaaaatattttcactgtagctcttttgtgacaatctcaaaataccttgagaacgatctcgtagtatttcaattcctaatataaaagaagcatcaccaagttccttcatctcaaaattccttttgagaaatctcttagtgtcatgcaataaacctacatcattacttactatgagtatgtcatcgacatataacaccagaaagattgatttgCTCTCACTGAACtggtgatatacacaatcttctaCTATATGTACCTCAAAACTAAAAGagttatcacttcatggaatttgtgataccattgacgagaaGCTTGCTTGAGAGTgtagatggatttcttcaatttgtacaccatagactttgaattactaGACACAAAATTTTCTGGTTGaaccatataaatcgtctcatcgatgttcccattgagaaacacaggttttacatccatctggtgtaACTCTAAATCAAAATGAGCTACCAGTGtcatgattaccctaaaagaaTCTTTCGATGAAACtggagagaaagtctcttcgTAATCAATGctttccttttgagtaaaacccttaGCAACAAGACAAGCCTTATATCTTTCGACATTCCtgccatgtgaatcccttttggttttaaatattcatttacaatttatgggtttcactcctgatgacagttcgacaagttcccaaacgtcatcgtctttcatggattttatttcctcttccatagcacttatccacttttgagagttagaactttgtaaatcttgttggaagttgattgtaTCATCTTCCATTATACCCacatcatcctgatgttcttgaagaaatacaatataatcatctggaattacacttcttctctctctagtagaggcacttcttgaggttgttgagtttgaactttaGGTTCAACAACAATTAActcctcttcaaagacaactttccttatgttatcttcctCCCTAAACTCAAtatcctcaaggaatctagcatttcctgtctcaaacaatgatctagaagtgggatcataaaacttgaaaccctaaGAGCTCTCAGAATATCCAACaaaatagcagctaatagttcttgagtccaattttctgtCATTAGATTTGTAAGGCCTAGCCTCAGTTGGACAACTCCATATGTGAAGATACTAGGCTTCTTTCGTGTCCATGGTTCATAAGGGGTTTGAACTATTGCTTTACTAGGTACTCTATTGAGGATATATGCTACAGTCTTTAGTGCTTCGCCCTAGAGAGATCCTAATAAAGAAGAATggctaatcatacttcttaccatatacTTAAGTATTCTATTTCATCTTTCTGCCATATCATTCATGCTGGGTTTGCCCCACATAGTGTATTGTGGGACGATTCCACATTTCTCTAAGTATTTGGCAAAGGGCCTTGGATGTTATTCACCTaatccatcatatctaccgtaatattcaccaccacgatcaaatttgacaaccttagttttctttccaagttgaagttcaactttgaaagacttgaaaacgtccaaatattgagacttctcatgaattaaatataggtagccatatcttgaatagtcgtctatgaatgtaataaaatattgttgtccattccaagaggtcgtagggaatggaccacaaatgtttgtatgtattagttctaagacgtttgagcatctgttggcacctaattttcttatgtttgtctgttttcccttaatacattccacacaaacgttgaagttacttaaatcaagggaatcaagaatttcATCAGCCACAAATCTCTGAATTCTCATTTTAGAGGTGTGACCTAAACGCTTATGGCATAACATAgcagaattctcatttaatttacgctttgtactacatgaattaaataataggatcttgttaaatgaagcaaaataatcaagcatatatagaccatcaattaaagaaccggtaccaataagcttagaatcttgaaaaagactaactttattatttccaaaagaagaagaaaaaccaaaatttttcaaactggaaatagaaactaaattccgtCTAAATGACGGTACAACAAAAGTCTTATTCAGATCTAAATAACAACCAGTTTTTAAAAGTAACCTAAAATTCTCAATAGCTTCAACTGGAACTGCTTTGCCATCGCCTACGTAGATGAATCTTTTATCATCACTTGGCAGTCGGCTCCACAAGCAACcctgcattgatatacttatgtgagtagtagcaccataatctacccaccaagtatctgtaggtacagaagctaaattaacttaAGAACAAACCAAAATGAGAAGTTTACCCTTTCTTACACGCCACTTGGCATACTTGGAACAATCTTTCTTCAAGTGACCTTTAATTTTGTAGaaaaaaacaaggattttcagtagcttgtttcttgttttttattctaCTGAGATGCCCCCTCTACAGCAtccacaaattttcttttcttcttatcacgagagTCTGTTGCCAAATGAACACTTTCTATCATTTCCCTCTTAGTTCTATCTTCTTCCTGCATACATTGTGAGATTAGCTCATTAATACTATATTTATCCGtctgagtattatagcttatcttaaactgagtgaattgtgcaagaagagagataagtaccagatgcacgagtaaattttcatttatcttgatatcaaaattttcatttatcttgatatcaagtgcctttaatttacctgcAAGATTGAACATTTGGACATTTCTATAATGTACTCCCTTACGTTTTCATTGTccttatacctcatagaagttaaagaagtcaaaagactacttacttcccctttttcatttttagcaaaatatttctcaatttgagcaaggaacttattgGAATTTTCACTTTACGTGATAGAGCCTCGAAAAAACTCCggaatggagtgcctaatgatcattAAACACATGCGATTTGACTATTCTCACTTCTATATATTAGCCGTGTTTGGCTGTTCCTAGGTTTATCGCTCTTTAATGtaaggtccaaatccatacacctgagaagtatctctaggttttccttccaaatcttgaagtgggaTCCATTCAATTTAGGGATTGAACTCAGATTTCTAGATACTTGAGTAAGACCAACcgaaataataaacaaaaaaacatatgctcacaattaaaatataacaaaataatttcacatatatgGTGGGCCCCTTTAATAAGATACCtagcacaacattgatgtcGAGTCTTTGGGCAAAAAAGGCCAATTATAAATAGTACtctcaacgtagtaatcaaagtactgaaaaaaatagattttctttggaccgactatttttcacatgagcaatccttataattgccacatactcattaccacatgcatacctacaatttggccaaataattgtCTTCCTTTTGGCCGATAATTATCTACAACATcttcaattttagaattaaattaatctagataaTAGAGGCTATTTGTAACCTATTATTTTGACTAAtccaatctaaaatataagatacaataatataacaatattattgtacaaaaaataaaggaggaagaacaccaaatagtctttaccaatattcacttaataattgcatacacataatacaaccatagcaacataaacatgtgaatatcaacaaatatcatcaatcaaatttaaatttaaatttaaagtcACAAGATGATCGATCAAACTCTGAAAAAACCACAACAtgattattcaaatattaacttaaattcacaatatgattaatctaatttaaattaattcccAAATTATCAATTAGaatatagatttaaatattcataaaataaataattttaaaactaaatttaaattcacaaaTTTGAACCAATTTCTgattaaaaggaattaaaattCTGATTGATTAAATCTTGATAAATACAAGATTTCGAATCAgctttaatcttaaaaaaaaagaaagaagaaaacccAACATCAATCAACAAGGAACATAAATTGTACTTTAAATGGCCAAATACCAAATTATTCACGTCAGCAAGACATTTACCTTGATCGCACACCACCGCTGGCAAGGCTTTCAACCGAAACCGACTACCAGAAACACCTTTTGGTCGTGCATTTTTTTACGAACTCCGATTGCTTTCTTGCGTATTGTGGACGTGAAGTGAGGGTTTCAGccctttttttcttatttcatcttatttaattctttaatcaaCCTCACCAAAATCAAGGATTTAATCTCAAGTCCaatggaaaacaaaaacaaatcaacaatttcatactctgataccacttgttagcatgattactttatatctattttgaatagataaactctatgatcattcatgccaaattgtcaagaatatataCGTACCAAATTCTATTGATGAATTGATTATGACTCCAAATTGATTATGCCTCTAAATGGCTATTGTCTTCCTCAAACAGATAAGATTTAAGAAAGATTGAtggcttattgttttggtatatcggGAACCATAGCCTCATGGTCTCTTTATATATTAGTCTAATTAGGGTTTATTAGGGtttccattaaaccctaattaactaggaatgaacttctacccattaagtccatactcaattaggaatctagggccttaattaattagatcacataatagggtccaatataataaaataacgcaatgtgataaattattaattcacatatataacccatactttaattaaacatattattatttaaatatgtctaacagtAAAGCCATAAAAGAAGAGACTACtcagttttagtttatttaaaagcTAAAACTAGTAGAAATGCTATATCCAACTCTCAATTCCTCTTCGCCCTGGCTCGGTTATTGGTCTAAAGAATACCTATCTTGCAAAAAAGAGAGACACTTCTAAGACAAAAGTGCCTTTTAAACTCACGCACACAAAATGTAAAAgacatttcttttacctagagggatagctttcacactcacaTCGCAGAGAACTTATCGCATTTTTCTCGCAGGCCCTAACTAACATGAtagaggtagctcttttcacctctatccatgtaCACACACATTAGTGAAGATTAGGATAAAAAAGCAAAAGCAAgcttgctctttttttttttttttttttttttttttgtgctagcaatatttcttttattttttttatatgaaacaTTAGGCCCTTTTTTATCCTCTATGTCTAGACTTACCTCTAAAACAAGATGGTTTACTTTAGACCAAAGTTTGTCCTATCGGGGTgataaagaaaattaagtagGTATGACGTTTCTAAGAGTTtgagattctaaataaatctaaatactaagtattcaatttttgataaagttaaaaggaaaagaaagattcttttgaaaaatgagtttcaaaattttgttagaaaagattttaagaagcttaaaatttgatttgtatCATTGTTTGAGAGAATATGTCATcaaatttcattgataagaatCAAAAGATTGAGAAAGATAAATGATCATGATAAACAAAGTGAATGTAATTCTTGAATGAATGAACATACTTAGTAATGAATCATGCATGGAAAGCAAAAATGAGtcatataaaaggaaaaatgatgcCAAGATTATGATATGTGTTTCTTagagaataaaaaagaatgTCATAGAAATGTAATAGAGCCTAATCAAGATATATTCAAGCAACATCATAAAATCCACATAACCCGAGCTCAGGTGCTCAAGGATTCCAGACATGCAAAGATAATAGAGCAAAATCTTTTGTAAGGCTCATTTTTACAAccctaaaaaaatgttaaaaacatGCAATATATCCCCACTCccaacttaaaaactaaacattgtcctcaatgtttatAAAACTAAGATAAGAGCGAGAAGACACAAAGAAAAGGGAGCAGAAAATTCCCCTGATTTTGCATAATGGATGGTGGTAgaaattttctttgtttgttttttgttgTTCTTTTGTTGTTCTTTTCCtgcatcaaattttttttttctttcattttgttgttcttacaaaaaagagaaaagaaaagaaaataaaaagaaaggaaaagaaaagctacaagaaaagaagaaagttaGTCCAAAATTTTCTAGACCTAGAAAGCTTAgaaaagaaagcaagaaaatgaaaatgaaaagaaactgaaaaattgaaaaatgaaagataaggaaaaaatgaagaagatacCGGGAAATATGTATAGCCAATGTCAGTCCGAGTTAGGTGAGTCAGACTCTCGCTGAAGATCGTACTGAAAACCTATGTTGGCGTAGTAGAGACGGTCTCTTTTGCACATGAAATTGACAGTTCTCTGCATATGCCTAACTTGGCGAGCGATTTGATGGCTCACCCTTAAGGCTTCAGTGGCGGTTCTAAGTGCTTGCTCACCTAATGTTTCATCACTAGGGGATTGCTCATGGGGATGGCTGGGAAGTTCTACCCTAAGTGGTTCCTCTCTAAAATACTCATCTTCCCCACCtagctcttcttcttcttgttcgtGGAGTTCCTCAACTCCATGACCTTGGAAGACTAAGATGGACGTCTTAGAAATTGGAGCTTTACACCCATATGTTCCTCATTTCTGGGTGTTTCTACCCCCAAACCTCTGACACAACAAAGTTATCAAGCTAGGGTGTCCAAGGCTACCTGTTGTAAAACACCACCCATATCGTTGGACGGAAGCATGGATAACTCTTCCAACATTAATGGATATACCCTAAATGAGACAATAGAGAAATTTCGCTCTATCTCGGGTCACATCGGTTAGTCTAAGTACATGCATCAATCTGAAATATACAAAAGCATGCCAGATGTGACCTACTACAGGCATATCCGTAGATCTAAACCATACTGCAACTCTACTAGAATGTGTCCACTGAACTTCTTGCCCATAGAGGGCTTCTATAATCTCTTGTTCGTCTAGTGGTTGAGATCTAAACCGTCCATGCTTGTCATCAAACTGAGCTAGGCCAAAGATTTCATTAATTCTGGAGGAAGAGAAAGAGACTCTAACACCTCTCACTAAGGATACATCTCTATCAAGGTCAATATTGGCGTAGAATTCTCTAACGAAAGGAACGAAGGCTTCACCAGGGTTAGCTACTAGGGTTTCCCATCCTCTCTCCCATATTTTGGAAGTGATTTAAGAATAGAAATAGGGCTCTAAGGTCAAAGCTCTCTCTGGCACTAGGTTCCTAAGAGCTACCACTTAATGGTATCTACTATTATGGGAGTCTAATCGACATTATTGATTAGCTGATTAGGTTGTTAGATTAGATCATTTAATTCCTATTATAAATCAATGAACTAATCTATTAGTAGTCCAACAGTCTCTTAATCGGCGAAAATCTCGTGCTATCCCTCTCTCTCACACCAAACTATCTTACTTTCCGCACTTTACTTTTCTACAATTTAGTTTTTCTATTCAACTAAATCCCActcttttattgtttttatagaCAAATTTACGTTAGGGAGATTATTATACATAGGATCTATCTTGTAGATCGACTCCGTCTTCTGCTAATGCTACCAAGTTTTAATAGTTCCTAGATtggagttataaatatactTAGTTGTGACAACCCTCCACAAGTTCTCGCCATCAAAATACATATTCTATCCTCAATCTTGTAAAAGTCTACAAATCCTCTGTGTCCTCATTTCATTCTTTATATTGGATTGATTTCAAAGTCATGGAAAATTTTCTATTCGAGAAGAAGACtataaattctaaaataaatcGAGAGAAGTTTTCTTCATCAATAAATCCCCAAATTGACTCCCTTCTAAATGGAGTTTTCTTACTTTCATATATATTCGCATTGATTTCTGTCCattccctttttccttttgaGTGTGAACTTGTTTTAacttaactaatttaattagttaatcaataaagatattacCTTTACAACTCATTTTCTTGACTATAATCCTACCATTATTTGACAACCATAAAAGTTGGACAAAATTTGCTCCTTCTTCAATATTAATTACATTACACTAAATTGCTAAATTGCAATAATATAAGCAGTGTATTTTAAACACACTCTATTCAGATAACCAATATAGTTCAACTGACATGAATTTATATTACATTAATCACAAGTCAAAGATTCGACGATTCTCTCACCTCGTCATGAAAAAATACAAACTAGTTAAAccattccaaaattaaaatatctaccatttttcatttctttttaaatcattCACCCCACTAAACCCTTATCATCATGATCATATGTGCTCTTTTTCAAGAAGAGGAGATCATAAGTTTTACAATTGTCAATTCATATTCATACGACAATCTCTTtcaaaaaaaagggaaaaaagggaaaaaactaGTTATCCAAAAAGTAAATCCTCCAAACTAGTAAAGAATTCAAATGGCATATCCATCAAAACTTCCCCTTCTGCCACACTTTCCATTGGATGTTCTTCTTCAATGGATGCCACAGAAGTAGAATTATTGGATGAGAGAATCATGTCGAAATTCGGGTTCTCGAGCGCTGGGAACTTCTTCCGTGTGGTCCCGGCGAGGGCATTACGGCGAGTAGGCTCGGCGTGGTTGTGCTCAGCCGTGTAGGTTACAACAAAGACGTCGGGATCGGAAAGGCTCCGTTCGACTTGCTTTCGAGCGGAGCATCCTTTCGAGGAGCTGCATCTGTAATAGCTTCTTGGATATGGCGACCCTTTGATTGGTTTCTGTCCATATTTTCTCCATCCCCATGAATCTGAACATACTTTATCTGCTTTCACCTCTCTCACTACCCTATTTTGTCGACTTTTCTTGCTGATAACAAAAAATCACCCAAAAGAAtcctcatatatatatttttctttcgtTGCTTTCACATTGAGTCACCCAAACAGAAAttaaatcaagaaaaaaaaaatcaatttcaatatcGGATGTGAATTGGTGAGTCAagtttaaataacttttattttcatctaacctaaacttcaaatttaattgGTGAACGAAAAATAATCTTACAGAAGTTCGAACCTAAAACTTTCTGCATCTTCTTTTTGATGTTCAATAATATACAATGGTAAAAGATTCAGACCTCTGTTCTTTTAGTTAAGAATACATATATTATGATAATTGAATTTATTCATGTTGACAAAATTTAACTGTTATAATATCTATGTTAAATTCAAAAGATTAAGTTGATGGATtcaatacaattttaaaaagatcAACATATACTAACcaatgataaaaattaaaaattaaacaaaaaaaaaaaaaaagccaacaaattaaaataagaaaagggGAAAATTACTAAGTTAGAAGTAGGCACCTTTGTTTCTGTTTAATTGGTTGGATTTGGTTCTTGTGATGAAGCTTTTGATCTTCTGGTTCCTTAAAGTCTCTGAGAAGATGAGAAATTGAGGGAGAATTGTTTGGATGCAAAATTGGGTAAATATTGGATGAATTTCTTTCAAATAATCCTTCAAACTCATCATGAAGTAatgaagaacaagaagaagaacttgaaagttgaaaattattattattataaacacaagaagaaaaatattcatcttcttctgatctcaaaaaagaaaacaaattttgatCTTCCATAAgccttgttgttgttgttgttgaagAACCAATTGATACTCCACTGCATCCTTTTACAATTGCTTGCAAATCCCAATCCTCCATggatatataattataattaattatatatgaagaataatattttctcaaaaagctacaaatttaaaaaacagtTGGGAAATATGAAGAATTAAGCTAAGGGGAAGGAGCTGACTTTGCAAATTAAATTTCCCCAAAACCTTTGTTTAAATAATTGGAGAAATGGGACCTTGTGTGAAACTGCATTTTCATTGACTTTGTTCAATGTCAACGCCtttaaaaattggttttttttttttttttattttatttttcagttgtTAACTAGTTCGTGGTgtgaagaaaagaaattaataactctttttttaaaactttttttttattgtattaataTAATCTTATGTTATTTTCAGTACTTTTTCTTTGATGTGTTTTTCTGTTTAATAATGACTGGACatagagttgttgatgattcttAGTTGTCCATATTAACAAGTTTTCCAATTAAATACATCAATAATGGCTTTGTAAATAAAGTGTCATATAtgatcattttcttttcttttctatcaGCGATAACGACCCTCCAAATATCTCTACAATAATATGATattattgaattttgaacatATATCCTTCAAGTATATCTCAAAAAAATCTCGTTCTTATTGAGATATGATTATCTTCGCTTATATATCCATGACCACAATTTTCTTATTTAACTCATGAGGGACTTGGTCGTATTCCAACAATCTACTACTTCGAATCCATTACTTTTTTTACCTCTTTAGAAGTATGAACTCATTATTCCTATCCCTTTTGAATGTAGGAACTTAAAAATTATGaggtaattaattattttttaaggcTATTATGTTTTTGTATGCAACGTCTATTaatgatatattttaatattctaAGTAGGCAGATAACATAAAGTTTGAACTTGTATCTCCCAAAATCATTTTATaatgtattttatgtttttttttattacaacaatttaGAGATAGAAAAATTAGAAACCTTTTGACCTCTCGAACAATAGTGTATGTCTTATGCAGCTAAGATTGTGtgtcttttaaaaaagaaattagaaattgCATTTTGAACTGAAACACTCAAgtatacaaacttttttttagataaaattagttaaaagGAGTAATTCAAAGTACTATTTCGATACTTTCTATctaagttattttcaaaattaaacatttaaaaagttaaatgaAATACACATTAAAACACTTCTTATCATCTTCTATAAAAATTCTAACTAAAcaataccatttttttttttttttaataaaaaggtatttttttaaacaataaaaaaagtACCAATAATACTTATAACAACATGCCAAACTTCTACTCATTGATTACTTCTTTTAAATATCACTACTTAGGTCTAAAGTTttaagaatttgaaaatttatgttaGCCCTTCTTCCATATGTATTTGTCTACTAAACACTAAGCCACCATGTAGACAATCAATATAAATTGCAAATGATATAAAGTTTAAAACTTCAAGTTTCGTgatttgatattatattaaaccccatattaatatttaatgttATCTTGTTTTCCAAATGACAAAACACAGAATCTCATTAATCGGGGTTCAAGGGCAATGTCCCAAAACCTAAATTACATAtacataatatattatttatgatttttggcCCAAGGTTTAGATAGTGCTATAATTACAACATTGTATTTTACATTGTTTATTGAATTACTTAATAATTTTATGTTATTTCTGTTTCAGCATTGAATTTCACTTTTTGGTAAGATTGAATATTTCTTCCTATAATGCAGTGTCAAAGCAAGTGGTTTAGGAGATCTCGTGTTCAAACATCTACAATGTTATTTCCTCTTTAATTAATagtgttttatgtttttttgggTATTCCACATATTTTAAGTTCATAAAGAGATTTTTAAatgatcaaatattaaatttaccttcacccatCAATTTAAGTTTTTGAATAAATTACAATCATTGCCATTGCTTCTAATCTTGTACGAGATCAAATTGATAAAAGATTTTTAATGCTTCTTTCTACATGGTCTCAATCTCAATTAGCTGACATGTACATAAACGCTTCAAATGCCTATGTCGTCCAACATATTCTTGTCAAGatgggtatttttttttatatccatACTCCATCTTGAGGGGATATTACGATGTTGTACTTTACATTTTTTGTTAAGTTATTTAATCATTTTGAAGTTATTCGGCCCCAAGTTGAAGTTAGTACAATGGATTATTATAGCCCCCTCCATATGTAAggatcaaaatataataattatgttTACAACTATTTATAACTTACAGTTAACTATAATCATACTATTTGACATATCTCTTTATTACAATATATACTATTTCCTATCCATGATATGTCTCACTCTTTGTTATTGTATTTACTATTTCttatccaaactaaaataatctgcccttaactataataaccaactcaattATCCAAATGTCTCCtatatgttatttttgttttagtaGTTTGTTGATAAAATAACTGTACTT
This window contains:
- the LOC120090113 gene encoding probable WRKY transcription factor 29, which encodes MEDWDLQAIVKGCSGVSIGSSTTTTTRLMEDQNLFSFLRSEEDEYFSSCVYNNNNFQLSSSSSCSSLLHDEFEGLFERNSSNIYPILHPNNSPSISHLLRDFKEPEDQKLHHKNQIQPIKQKQSKKSRQNRVVREVKADKVCSDSWGWRKYGQKPIKGSPYPRSYYRCSSSKGCSARKQVERSLSDPDVFVVTYTAEHNHAEPTRRNALAGTTRKKFPALENPNFDMILSSNNSTSVASIEEEHPMESVAEGEVLMDMPFEFFTSLEDLLFG